The window CCATTGCTACGAGTTCTTCGCGGGACACGCGCTGTTTGCCGAGCTCCACGCCGCAGAGCCCGGCACGTTCTATCTGACCGACTACCTGGCGCGGAACTTCGAGAGGCTGGTGTGGGCCGGCCTCGGCATCGATCGGTGGCCGCAGCTGCGCGACTCCTATTTCGGCAACTACCACCGCCTGGTGTACCTCTCCCAGACGCGAGACGAGGCAACGCTCGCAAAAGCGACGCGGGCCGCCGCCAAGCTCGGCCTCGCCTTCGAGCACCGTCACGTCGGGCTCGGACTGCTCGAGCCGGCGATCCGCGGCCTCGGTGCCGCATGAGCAGGCGGTCCGACGGAGCGATGCTCACGGTGATCTGGTGGCGCGACATCCCAGCGCAGGTGACCGCCCGCAGAGGCGAGCACGTCGTCAGGAGGGAGCTCTCCCCTCAGTTCCAGGTGGCCATCGACAGGGCCGCGATGCACGCCGGCCTCATCGGCACGGACGCCTACCTCGACGAGTGGCGCAAGGTCACCACACCGTGCGACGAGGACCTCCAGACGGCAGTGGACGCGGTTGCCGCCGACCTCGAAGAGACCTACCCGGCGACCCGCCTGGCGCGGGTGGCCGGCAACCTCGGATACGAGGAGCAGCCGTGACAGACACGGTCGTCTCCTCCGCCGTCAAGGAGGTGGTGATCGGCCTCGACCGGCCCTTCGTCCTCATCGGCGAGCGGATCAACCCGACCGGTCGCAAGCTCCTCGCCGAGGAGATGAGGAACGGCGACTACAGCAGGGTCGTCGCAGACGCCATCGCTCAGGTGGACGCCGGGGCGCATATGCTCGACGTTAACGCCGGCATCCCGCTGGCCAACGAGCCTGCGATCCTCGCCGAGACGATCAAGCTCGTGCAGTCGCTCGTCGACGTGCCCCTCTCCATCGACTCCTCCATCGTCGCCGCCCTTCAGGCGGGTCTCGAGGCATACGACGGCAAGGCGCTCGTCAACTCGGTCACGGGAGAGGACGAGCGCCTCGAATCCGTGCTGCCGCTCGTCGCCAAGCACGGCGCCGCGGTGGTCGCCATCACGAACGACGAGACAGGGATCGCCGAGGACCCCGACGTCCGATTCGAGGTTGCCAGGAAGATCGTCGGCCGGGCCGCC is drawn from Acidimicrobiia bacterium and contains these coding sequences:
- a CDS encoding virulence factor, translating into MSRRSDGAMLTVIWWRDIPAQVTARRGEHVVRRELSPQFQVAIDRAAMHAGLIGTDAYLDEWRKVTTPCDEDLQTAVDAVAADLEETYPATRLARVAGNLGYEEQP
- a CDS encoding DUF1638 domain-containing protein, which produces MGAYVIACGALARELGSVISASRLAGITVEYLPAGLHNTPDRIPALVDERLARAAATHESLFVAYADCGTGGLLDPVVARHGATRLPGAHCYEFFAGHALFAELHAAEPGTFYLTDYLARNFERLVWAGLGIDRWPQLRDSYFGNYHRLVYLSQTRDEATLAKATRAAAKLGLAFEHRHVGLGLLEPAIRGLGAA
- a CDS encoding dihydropteroate synthase, whose protein sequence is MTDTVVSSAVKEVVIGLDRPFVLIGERINPTGRKLLAEEMRNGDYSRVVADAIAQVDAGAHMLDVNAGIPLANEPAILAETIKLVQSLVDVPLSIDSSIVAALQAGLEAYDGKALVNSVTGEDERLESVLPLVAKHGAAVVAITNDETGIAEDPDVRFEVARKIVGRAADHGIPLSDIVVDPLVMPIGAIGTAGRQVLHLVRRLHDELRVNTTCGASNISFGLPHRVGINAAFLTMAIGAGLTSAITNPMESEIRQAILAADVLTGHDRNCEAWILAHRPPAADEQGGRRQNRRRSSG